The proteins below come from a single Tachypleus tridentatus isolate NWPU-2018 chromosome 13, ASM421037v1, whole genome shotgun sequence genomic window:
- the LOC143240792 gene encoding dystroglycan 1-like, with the protein MNLPLALLSAALPSNCASKNVEMSIPVILVLSCAIIFEVEATHVDVITNPQALQKSNFHVKRFWGVPDTVATAGKLFNYTIPEDAFTGQVDRFEVVEASESTLPKWLMFDQNNRTFLGVPTSNDQGQYYISVKAVGPPDLNGNPSIGKDVFTIEVVPELPHLAQAAFLPYPDTEFFKCPQEESVTVTSLFVDTMFNDLSPSERLDVISKLASFAGVLGDHIKTSLLMSEWKIYDNSAILAGSGTVKKREKTGVVFQWQIGCSGQIKPSHANKISELGWLAENGSLENLLGYPVIGWNVVNQQPLLLHREKREMSVRGTPVPEVPIPSKWPTFSEMEGLEEPSEEMEIPESRVIPTMASPSFTVPSHRHRHHHGEEFTKVGDEHYTGDVEITPSPTYYYHHLPSSRIYSPMMTPVLQPERPSIYISSSVIEELQPSRSHVEEKTPLDIFSSSLVMPETETLPKPSRTFVVSSVVITTAIQPTKSYTFEEPTKKPVVPVNYKPSVQNPIKNMKVYAGQVWSFEIPEDTFSDNEDGNTRNLKLIFMTRNRTTISPSLWIQFDPEKQTLYALPLVANIGKHNFTLEAMDSHEMSTFDHFQIEVLENPSQHDLNYEFTMTLKYKKWKYPANIDWQIELVKKLAQFFGDDDASYVSVQSVAQEPTSLTWTNFSLPNYPCPQEAIHELMRKLVANDRSHPTRPLKKVMKPEFNVQKVHVNFRGICHVPPILVPANNPPELQNPLKNIETQVGEIFQFKIPEDTFFDIEDGNTTYLKLMFLTSDNKEPLNSSWIQFSPETQTIFGLPFEEDFGKHIYQLVAVDGEGKEVSDDIFITVNLPIQKNNSVKFSIHIKMDYEQFNQDTTQKVLVAHKLAHVFGDSDPKNLTVLSITNGSVVYSWTNNTLPSEPCPEDSILELKKHMIEENNTISKTFIEKMSPEFEVDQVNIHPQHACEGIFSPVSVSVGLKPPIEESAVPDDDDIYITTIIPAVVIVVMLIIAAMVACFLYRRRRKGKMKMQDSSSFMSKGIPIIFADELDEKPKPAKSPAIMKEEKPPLSNPENGKSAEEAAQHIPLLPKNPEASPDAGSSPPYHPPPPFTTNRDSKNTRPKTTPTYRQPPPYVPP; encoded by the exons GTGGTGGAAGCTAGTGAATCAACTCTCCCAAAGTGGTTGATGTTTGATCAGAACAACCGTACTTTTCTTGGAGTTCCAACATCTAATGACCAAGGGCAGTATTACATCAGCGTCAAAGCTGTTGGACCACCCGATTTAAATG gGAACCCTTCCATTGGAAAGGATGTATTCACCATTGAAGTGGTACCAGAACTGCCACACTTAGCACAGGCTGCCTTCCTGCCTTATCCTGATACTGAGTTCTTCAAATGTCCTCAGGAGGAATCTGTTACTGTTACATCACTGTTTGTTGACACCATGTTTAATGACCTTAGTCCTTCAGAGCGATTAGATGTTATTTCTAAATTAGCTTCATTTGCAGGAGTATTAGGAGATCATATAAAAACATCTCTTTTAATGTCTGAGTGGAAGATATATGACAACTCTGCCATATTAGCAGGATCAGGAActgtaaagaaaagagaaaaaacaggAGTGGTCTTCCAGTGGCAGATAGGGTGTTCTGGTCAAATCAAGCCCTCACATGCAAATAAGATATCAGAGTTGGGATGGTTAGCTGAAAATGGATCCTTAGAAAATCTGCTTGGTTATCCAGTTATTGGTTGGAATGTGGTTAATCAGCAGCCATTGCTACTCCATCGAGAGAAGAGAGAAATGAGTGTAAGAGGAACTCCTGTCCCAGAAGTGCCAATTCCAAGCAAATGGCCAACCTTTTCAGAAATGGAGGGTCTAGAAGAGCCTTCAGAAGAAATGGAAATCCCTGAGTCACGAGTAATTCCTACAATGGCATCTCCATCTTTTACAGTACCATCTCACAGACATAGGCATCACCATGGTGAAGAGTTCACAAAAGTAGGGGATGAACATTATACAGGTGATGTTGAGATAACTCCCTCACCAACTTATTACTATCACCATTTGCCCTCAAGTAGAATTTACTCTCCAATGATGACACCTGTTTTGCAACCAGAAAGACCatcaatttatatttcttcatcTGTCATTGAAGAATTGCAGCCAAGTAGAAGCCACGTAGAAGAAAAGACCCCTCTAGATATCTTCTCTTCATCTTTAGTAATGCCAGAGACTGAAACTTTGCCAAAGCCATCAAGAACTTTCGTTGTATCATCAGTAGTCATAACAACTGCAATCCAGCCTACCAAGAGTTACACATTTGAAGAACCAACAAAAAAACCAGTTGTTCCTGTTAATTATAAGCCATCAGTTCAAAATCCTATAAAGAATATGAAGGTCTATGCTGGTCAAGTATGGAGCTTTGAGATACCTGAAGACACTTTTTCAGACAATGAAGATGGGAACACAAGAAATCTGAAGCTAATATTCATGACAAGAAATAGAACAACTATATCACCATCACTGTGGATCCAGTTTGACccagaaaaacaaacactgtatgCTCTCCCTCTTGTTGCAAACATTGGTAAACATAATTTTACTTTGGAAGCCATGGATAGTCATGAGATGTCTACTTTTGACCATTTCCAAATTGAAGTATTGGAAAATCCATCACAACATGATCTCAATTATGAATTTACAATGACTTTGAAGTATAAGAAATGGAAGTACCCTGCTAACATTGATTGGCAAATAGAATTGGTTAAAAAGCTTGCCCAATTCTTTGGTGATGATGATGCCTCTTATGTTTCTGTCCAATCTGTTGCACAAGAGCCTACTTCTCTGACTTGGACAAACTTTTCCTTACCTAATTATCCTTGTCCACAGGAAGCTATTCATGAGTTAATGAGGAAACTTGTTGCCAATGATAGGAGCCATCCAACAAGACCTCTGAAGAAAGTAATGAAGCCAGAATTTAATGTGCAAAAGGTTCATGTCAACTTTCGTGGAATTTGCCATGTACCACCGATTCTTGTTCCTGCTAATAATCCTCCAGAGTTACAAAATCCACTTAAGAATATTGAAACCCAAGTTGGggaaatatttcagtttaaaattccAGAAGATACTTTCTTTGATATTGAAGATGGTAACACTACATatcttaaattaatgtttttaacatcTGACAACAAAGAACCTCTGAATTCTTCTTGGATTCAGTTTAGCCCAGAAACTCAAACTATATTTGGCCTTCCATTTGAAGAAGACTTTGGTAAACATATATATCAACTTGTTGCAGTTGATGGGGAAGGGAAAGAGGTCAGtgatgatatttttataactgttaacTTACCAATTCAAAAAAACAATAGTGTTAAATTTAGTATTCATATTAAAATGGACTATGAGCAATTTAACCAAGATACTACTCAGAAGGTACTTGTTGCTCATAAATTAGCTCATGTATTTGGAGATTCTGATCCAAAGAACCTAACAGTTTTATCAATTACCAATGGCTCAGTAGTATATTCCTGGACCAACAATACTCTTCCATCAGAACCCTGCCCAGAAGATTCAATACTTGAACTTAAAAAACACATGATTGAGGAAAACAATACAATCTCCAAAACGTTTATTGAGAAAATGAGCCCAGAATTCGAAGTTGATCAGGTTAATATTCACCCACAGCATGCATGTGAAGGCATTTTTAGCCCTGTCTCTGTAAGTGTTGGGCTTAAACCACCCATTGAAGAATCAGCAGTTCCAGATGATgatgatatttatattactactATTATTCCTGCTGTTGTCATAGTGGTCATGCTTATCATTGCAGCTATGGTTGCTTGTTTCTTGTATCGCCGAAGACGTAAAGGAAAAATGAAGATGCAGGATAGTAGTTCTTTCATGAGTAAAGGCATACCAATTATATTTGCAGATGAGCTTGATGAAAAGCCAAAACCTGCCAAATCTCCTGccataatgaaagaagaaaagCCTCCTTTATCCAATCCAGAAAATGGAAAGTCAGCAGAGGAAGCTGCTCAACACATTCCTCTTCTTCCTAAAAACCCAGAAGCTAGTCCTGATGCAGGCTCCTCCCCACCATACCACCCCCCTCCTCCCTTTACTACAAATAGAGACAGTAAAAACACCCGTCCAAAAACCACACCAACTTACAGGCAACCTCCACCCTATGTTCCTCCATAA